In Euphorbia lathyris chromosome 10, ddEupLath1.1, whole genome shotgun sequence, the DNA window AGCTACCCACAGAATTCTAGGCCGATACCACTCTGTCACGACACTCCGCCTCCCGACACCAAGAGTTTTCAAAACGGAACTTACGCCGCCCCACCTGACTCATCACAACCGGCATCAGAACAAGAGCTAAATGATCAGAACACGGAGTATCTTCATTCAGAATTATTGCATCAGGGAACACCTGCAACCAACTAGCCGAGGCAAAACCATGGTCCAATTTTTCCTCAACAAAATTATTAGTACCCCGACTTTTCTCCCAGGTAAATTTAAAACCGGCCATTGGCAGCTCAATCAGATTACAGAAAGTTATGGTATCCGCAAAGCCCTGAAGTAAACTAGGTGGGTGACgtctaccccccccccccctcttatCCGATTGAAGAGTcatatcattaaaatctccaatTATTATCCAAGGAAGACTATGATCGAGAGAGAGATCCTTCAACATCCTCCAAGAATCCGCACGGCGATTCCGCTCCGGGAACCCGTAGAAaccggttaatcgatactccggCAAACCTGGCAAAGATACACGAACGTCAATGAAATTACGCGAAGAACCCAAGAGGTTTAACATACCATTTTTCTTCCAAAGAATAGCAAGACCACCCCCGTTATTAATAGCATCAATAGAAAACAGCCCATCATAAGAAATCTTTCTCCTAACAGCTTCCAACTTTTTACGATTACATTTAATCTCCATAAGAAAAATGAACACAGGATTGAATTTGGACACAAGATCACAGAAGAAACGAACTGTACGGGGGTTGCCCATGCCgcgacagttccagcttagaGTACTCATGCTCCCGGGCGGGTCTGAGAACCAGAACCCGCCAAAACCACGTTTTTTGATCCGCTATCACATTCCATATGCTCATTACTGTCCTGTCTACGTCTTTTAGTATCCGCAATCAACAATATATCGTTACTATTCAGATCCACTTCTACATTCCGAGCCTTAGGACCAGCCTCAACCTCCGGATGAGAAGCCAGAAGAAAACAAGACTGTGGGGGGGCAGCACTCCTACGATTCGGTGCCCGCAGCCAGCTGCCGTAAATACTTGATGCCGAATAAGCATCTTCCAGCTCAAGCAAAGCCGGGCAAGATCTCTCAGTGTGACCAAGAATGCCACAATAAAAGCAAAGGGAAGGTAATCTCTCATACTGGAATTTTAACCATGAAAATTCGCCACCAGCACGCCCAACCTTCATCTTCCTCTTGAGCGGGAACGTGATATCAATTCCCACATGAATCCGCATATAAACCCTACCAGGCCCATTGAAATTGTTCGCATCGGCCTCCAAATAATCCCCCAAATACGCTCCAATCCTAGCCGCCACAGCTTCCGACATAAAACCTCCTGGTAAATCATAAATTTGTACCCAAAAAGCGGCTTTATTCAACTGTACAGAATTGTGATCCTGTTCTGGCCAGCAAATTCTGATCAAAGGACCATGGTCCGCCCTGGATAACTCTATCCCTTTCCAATGGATGAAAGAAATCAAAACGAAATCGATTAGGACCAAGAAATTCCACACACATACCCCTAGATGGCATCCATAAATCAGCGAATTTGGCCTTCATTAGCGCCACACGGATCGGACGGCCAGTTAGTAATCTACCAATTAAACTCCATGCCGCAAATTTTGGCTGTGCATTTATTTCTCCTTGTTCAAAGACCAGTCCCGACTCTTGTTCCTCCTCCAAAATCACATCATCAAGAATCGCCTGCTCCCTTTCCATGATTAACCAGAGGAACCCCAAACCAGCATAAACAGATGAAAAGCGAAAACAAACGATGGCAAATCCCTGAGTCAGAATTAAAAATCACGTACCAAACAGGATCGAGGGCCAAACAATAACAAGAATTCCACAACCTCTCACGTACCAAACAGGATCGAGGGCCAAACAATAACAAGAATTCCACAACCTCTCATCGGACGAGCCAGAACCCCAAACAGCAAACTCGCAGACGAACAGCAAGAGCAACGGCGATTAACACAAGACCAGAGATGAAACCGAGAGTCAAGAGACAAACAGAACCAAAACAAGGACCAGAATTAAACCGCAGGCAGCCGCAGAGGATGGCGAGATCGCAAGAACCGCAGATCGCAAAGAGAAAACCCCAAAACTTTcttagaaaaaaacaaaaagcgTCGCAAATGCAAGACTAACTCTTAATTTGGttatatgacttagttgtaaatttgtacttaattatgatattcatgtatttgacccaaaaaCCAATAGAACCAAGCCCAAAGCCCACCAATGGGCTAAAAGCAGTGGCTTTTTATGGGCCTGGCTCGATATAAAACAACCCGACCCGTATAAAGAAACATTCCGACCCGAATAACCATTGATAaccccttctctctcctctcaacAAGGGTTTCCATTTGCTTCTCTCTACTTTCGTCTCTGTAAAACTCTAGCTCCAAAAACTGATTCCGCCATGGTTAGTGCTTAACCTAAATCAATTTTTAACAATCATTCATTGATTTTCCGttgattttgttttgttttcttatcTGTTGTTGATTGATTATACTGTGATTATAGCCGCAAGGAGATTACATAGAGCTTCACAGGAAGAGGAATGGCTACCGCCTTGACCACTTCGAACGCAAGCGCAAGAAGGAGGCTCGTGAAGTTCACAAGCGCTCCGAAAGAGCTCAGAAGGTCTGTATCTTTTGATTATTGTTAGATTTTTAGTTTTTTGGGGTTTTTGGATtttaattgtttgtttttcttctatGGTAACAGGCTTTGGGTATTAAGGGTAAGATGCTTGCCAAGAAAAACTATGCTGAGAAGGCCCTCATGAAGAAAACGTCAGTATTTCTACTCTTTTAAATACTACTGTCAGTTTTTACTGTGCTTATTATAACTATTGAGAGTTTGCAAGAGTGATTATCCATTGATGTCCTTTTAATTAGAGTCCAAATATGCTTgctttaatgatattttttgTCTGCAAGTATGTATGTATAGGGCTGTAATCCAAAATTGACCTGCACATACTCTGCGCATTAGAAAATTGACGAGCTCAAGCTCAAATTCCTCTTCCTCGGCTCATTAGAAAATTGAGGGGCTCGAACTCAAAATCCTCTTCGCGAGCTTGTTCATAAGTTTTTGCTCGCGAGCAACTCGTTAATTTTGTTCATGAACTTCGCTCGCGAAAGTTGGTTAATTatgtttatttgaaatttatttaacacaaaactacataTTTTTGAAACTTGCAAACCAAAGTTTTTTTGAAACTTGCAAACTAAAGTTTCCAGAAAATGACGTTTTTTTACATTTCCGCCTTTATACAAGTACTATTATTAAAACAATAATTGTACCAAGCTTGACATTTCCCCCTTTATACAAGTACTattaaaaagggcggcccggtcgcattacgcgtccccgctgagcgagggtccggggaggggtcccaccacaagggtgtattgggggcaagccttcccttgccaatttaattggcaagaggccgctcctaagactcgaacccgtgacctctggtcacacggcaacaacgttttaccgttgctttattcaaaaaataatcgaaccaagcttgctcatgaacattataatcgagtttgTTCATGAGTCTGCACATGAGCTTTCTAGCCGAGTTTCGCcgtgttcaagctcggctcatttaTAAATCGAGTCTAATATGattgagcttttatcgagccaaaagCCGAGCAGCTCATGAGCAGCTCATAATGTTCATGTTATGATCTAGTTGCTTATTCTCAATTGCACAATCTGAAGCATAGTATTCAAAGGCGCGCCTGATGCAAGCTTAGCGCCTCTGTAGGTGTGACGCGGGCGATGTCAGCCAGGCGTGCGTCTTGGCTAGCCTCGCGCCTAGGCACTGTTGAAGGCGTTTTGAGCTTTTTCAGCTTCTAATGACAGTCATAGGAAATGTTTAGGATTAAGGGTTCAGATTAAATTAGAAAAAGATGGTGGTGGTGATGGTGATGAGATTGAGAACCTTGAAGAAGAATATGATGATGTGTGATGACTTTGATGATGAACTATAATGACTAAAGAGTTCACTAGTCTTGCTTGAGGAGGAGTAGTTATTATTAGACTATTAGTTAATAACTTAGTGTTTAGTTGAAGTTGAACTTTGGTCTTTAGTttagatttaaattttattatgaattataaTTCTATCTTAGTAGTTAATTAGAATTTATCTCATACATTGTATGATTAAAAATGTTCTTATTTGACTATTTGTGTCATTTTAGAAATGTTAAGTGttgttatttataattttatatgttattttgttTTGGTGTGTCTTGTGTCGCTTGGGCACGTGTCTGAGCCTAGGCTCCAGAACCCCTCTGTACCTTAGTTCGCCTTGTGTCGCTCTGGCGCCCGCCTTTCACACCTATGATCTGCAGTGTCTTTACAGTGTGTTTAGTTTAGGTGATTTGTAAAGAGTTTACTAGTCTTGCTTGAGGAAGAGTGTTTATTATTAAACTATTAGTTAGTAACTTAGTGTTTTGTTGAAGTTGAACTTTGGTCTTTAGTttagatttaaattttattatgaattataaTTCTGTCTTTCTAGTTAATTAGAATGTATCTCATACATTTTATGATTAAAATTGTTGTTATTTGACTATTTGTGTCATTCTAGAAATGTTAAGTGttgttatttataattttataggcCTAAACCATATGGAGCCCCcataaagttgtccattttggtCACTTTGCCCCCCGAACTTAAGCGACAACCCATTAGCCGCTCCAACTCCCTGAAAGTGACACAACGCGCCCCCTAATGCGTTGTCCCTTAAGTTCGGGGAGCGACGTGAAAAacatggacaactttagggggctccGTATGGTTTACGCctaattttatatgttattttgttTTGGTGCGCCTTGTGTATCTCAGGCACACGCCTCAGCCTTCgcctaggctccaggaccccttgcGTATTTCACAACTATGATCTGCAGCGTCTTTATTTATCTGATAGGGTGTTTAGTTTAGGTGATTGGTACTTATGTGTATATGTGCTCCAATATCTAGtgttttcatctttctggttaCAAATTAATATCCAACTATTAGCATGCAGGAATGTCGCTGTGTTGCATTCGAAACTTACTATTATagtattattttcttgataaatgATCAGTACTGACCATGTAACTTTATATTATGTCAATAGATTGGCCATGCATGAAGAGTCATCATCGAGGCGCAAGGTGGATGATGATGTTCAGGAAGGAGCTGTTCCTGCTTATCTACTAGATCGTGAAAACACAACACGAGCAAAGGTTAATTGTGGTGCATATTTGCTCATACGAGTTGAGTTTTTAATAGACATGTAGAATATGAATATATGTTTGCCATCCTGCTATTTGCAGATCTTAAGTAATACCGTAAAGCAAAAGAGGAAAGAAAAAGCTGGGAAATGGGAGGTCCCGCTGCCCAAGGTTAGTTGGCATTCACAACTTTTTGGCATTCTATTATCTAcatgatttttaattattggCTTCTCATTTACTGTTATTCTTATCATTCCTGCGCAATACGACTCAATGGCATTATACTTCTTCTAATGATACTGAATGTAACTGGACTTAGGTGAGGCCTGTTGCAGAAGACGAAATGTTTAAAGTGATGAGATCTGGCAAGCGCAAGAGTAAgcattttgataatttttcatTTGATTAAAGATAGGCCTAATAAGTATAAGAAAACACCAACTCTGATCCTTTCTTTAAAATAACAAAAGATCGAAAATCTTATTACTTCTGAATgtgaacttcaatttttgtgACAATCATATCACAAGATATCGAAGTGCATATTTCATAGTTAAACTAGTTTAGTGGTATTTTACGGAGGAAACATCAAATTTGCTTTTTCTGGATTGTCAAAAGTAATTATAGTATTAATTAGGTTCCTAATTTCTCAACATTGAATCTAaattttttcgcattttgtcaCCATTTCATTACTGCTAATGATTAGGAGTATAATAGAATTTTTGTTTGAAATGTCCTTTGAAAATTTGATTGGCGACTGTGACAAATGTCGAGATTTCTGTGTGAAGTTTTAAGTATTAGTGTTTAATGGTGATGTGCTAAAAATGTAGTAAACGTTGAAATTCTTGTATGCAATTGATAAATTAAAAGTTCATGGTTGATTTGAGAAATGGTTAAAGAAAAATATGTTCGGTCATTAGGCTTACCCTAGGAAGCAGCGAAACTTCTAGGAGGTTCAAGTACTGACACTCCAAAACAAGTGTcccctctttttcttttcttttttagtgGGGACACCTCGCGGACACGGATCCTAAGTTAATTAAATAGAGTATAGgggtattttttaataattttacaaaaaaagtGGGGTTGACTTGACAtgtacaaaaatatataaaaaaagaaatatcaaAATCTAATGGAGTATTAAATAGTTTGAAGTATTAAATGTttctttttgatgaattaatgacttattatggatgttatttatggtgtgtatatatatttggCGTGTCCCCGCTGTATCCAtgtctcatatttttttaaaaatgccGTTTGCCGCACCTGTACCCGTAGGAATACCTGTGTCGGTGCTTCCTATGGCTTACCACATGAACACGCTGTTAAGTAATTGAAATGAATGCATACTAGATTTTCTTCTTTCGGCGAGTTTTTTGATCGTGTGTATGTATTACTATTTCCTTCAGCTTTCCGTTAGCATATTATAACAAGAAAAATCAATGGAAGTATAAGCTGCAAACTGCATTTACTGTTGTTTCTCATCACACATTTATTCTCTTCCATTTTGCAGCCAAGCAGTGGAAAAGAATGGTCACTAAAGCCACATTCGTTGGACCGGGGTTTACAAGAAAACCTCCCAAGTATGAGCGCTTCATTCGTCCTTCAGGATTGCGTTTTACAAAGGCCCATGTCACACACCCCGAACTGAAATGCACATTCAATCTTGAGATCATTGGAGTGAAGAAAAATCCGAATGGTCAAATGTATACATCTCTTGGTGTGATGACCAAGGGAACGATCATTGAGGTAATATATGTATATGGTCATACACATTTAcaattctcattttcaattatcCGTGTTGAACTTTAAGTTCTTTGTGAAATTCAGGTGAATGTTAGCGAATTA includes these proteins:
- the LOC136207993 gene encoding uncharacterized protein, producing the protein MPQGDYIELHRKRNGYRLDHFERKRKKEAREVHKRSERAQKALGIKGKMLAKKNYAEKALMKKTLAMHEESSSRRKVDDDVQEGAVPAYLLDRENTTRAKILSNTVKQKRKEKAGKWEVPLPKVRPVAEDEMFKVMRSGKRKTKQWKRMVTKATFVGPGFTRKPPKYERFIRPSGLRFTKAHVTHPELKCTFNLEIIGVKKNPNGQMYTSLGVMTKGTIIEVNVSELGLVTPAGKVVWGKYAQVTNNPENDGCINAVLLV